ATTTCAGGATGATGATACCGCTCTATTCCTATTGTCTCTTTATTATATTGAATAGCTTCTTTCGGACACCATTGTATACATGCTAAACAGAATTGACAATTCTCCAGCTTCCATTTTGGCTTATTATCAGCCATTTCGATGTTTTGAGCAGGACATACCTTACTGCAGATAGAGCAGCTGATACACTTTTCATCAGCGTAAAAACCTCTATCTATTGGTTTTTTACTTGTAGATATAGCATGGTAGCTATAAATCAGAGTTTCTAAATAGCTTTTGAACTTATTACGTGTATGTGAGATTAATTGGCGGTTTCGAATGCTTTCTGCTATAACAGGGATTTGAATAGTTTCTTCTTTGAATAGCCGTTCTTTTTCTTGATTTGTTGTTAGATGATCTTTTACAGGCGAATTATGTGGCATTTGTATAGCGAAGTACGCTGATAATGGGAGTGATTTTTTTGCCAAAAGCTCTTTGAATTGTTTGCAGACAATCCCCATTCCATTATGGTCACCATGGGTAGAAACGGCAAATATATAAGGGTTTTGGTGTTTAACTTCTAAATGGTTAATAAATTGACTTACTAACTTAGGAATGCCCTTGAAAATAGTTGGGACTACAAAGCCTATAGCTTTTGCATTTGTAGATAGCTGGTGCGACATTTTTTCCTGCCTGATTTGTATTACTGTTGCATCCTCAATATATTGTGATAAGTCTTTGGCGACTTTTAAGCTATTACCTGTCCCGGTAAAATAATAGATAGCTGTGTTCATTATGAATTTCTCCTTCCATATGCTAACTAAATTGATAATATTGTTTCCTTGGAAACAATATTATCGCGACGGAATATCTATGTCAACATTGTTTCTTGGAAACAATTCTTTGTGATAGACTAATATGAGGAGACTTATAGATTAGGGAGGTTTTAATTTGACTAATTTCTCGGATAATTGTAATGATTCTGTTTTGAGTGATAATAAAGATGCGTTAATAATTCAAATAAAAAAATTGTTCTCAGACGTATCAACGCAACAGGCATTGGAAGTGAACCAAGAGAAACAATGGCTGTTGCAAAACTGTGCCAATTCTGAAATCTCAGCAATTGTTCCAGAATTGACTGTTATAGCACTGCATGTCTTAGACGCAATCGGACGACTTCAACCGGTAAATAGCATAACCATAGCTAAGGAAACCGCGGTTCCAAAAGGGACTGTATCGAAGACCATCAAGAAACTAATATCAAAGGATCTCATTATAAAGATACCTTTACCGAACAATAAGAAAGAAACTAACTTTTACTTAACTCCACGAGGTAAAGAAATCTTCGATTTGCATAATCTTTTACATCGAAAATTTGAAACTGCAGTTGCTATGTTTTTGATGAAATATGATGCTCATGAATTGCAGTTTCTTATACGCTTCCTAAAGGATTTTATGGAAATCACATGGCATGAGCAAAAATTACGACACAATAATTAGGCAAAAAGGAAGTTTTTGAATTTTGGGATAAAACTGTTTTTTTCGAATAATAACGTAGTATAATGATAAGAGGAAGATAGATATAAAAAAAGGAGAGAGTAGAATGAAAGTCACATTATTCACAACCTGTATTGTAGATTTTATGGCTATGAATGTCGGCAAAGCTACTGTTGAATTACTTGAAGGTCTGGGGCATGAGATTGATTATCCTACAAACCAAACGTGCTGTGGGCAACCGATGTATAACACAGGATACGTAGAGAAAACAAAGGGCACAATCAAGCACTTTATCGAAACGTTTGAACATGCAGAAGTGATTGTTTCACCTTCAGGTTCTTGTGTTTCATTCGTAAAAGAATATCCCCATATTTTAGCTGATGATAAAGTATGGAAAGAAAGAGCGGAAAAAGTTGCATCAAAAACATATGAACTATCTCAATTTTTAATAGACGTTATAAATATAAATGAAATTTCTGCGAAATTACCAGGAAAGGCTGTATACCACAGTAACTGCCATACAGCTAGATTTTTAAAAGTGAAAGAACAGCCATTACAACTACTTTCGAAAGTAGAAGGACTAGAATTAGTAGATTTCCACAATTCGGACAAGTGCTGCGGGTTTGGTGGTACATTCTCTGTTAAAATGGGGGATATTTCAGCTGAAGTTGCTGATGAGAAAGCAAGGTATATCCAAGAAGCGAACCCTGATTATTTGATAGGTGCTGACTTCGCTTGTCTAATGAATATTGGTGGACGTTTAAGTAGAATTGGATCAAATATCAAAGTCATGCACATTGCAGAAGTGCTAAATTCTAAATAGAAAGGAGAGTTACAATGGGGATAAAGATTAATGACCAAAGTTTCAAGAAAAATCTTAAAAAGAATCTAAACGATGATTTTATGCGTGCCGCAATGGTGAAAGCACAAGATTTAATTAACAAAAATAGAGCGAACGTGCTATCGCAATTGGGCGATGGTAATTACCAAGAGTGGCAAAAACTATCAGGAGAAGTTCGTGCCCACGCTATTGAAAACTTAGATTTCTACTTAAATCAATTCGCTGAAAATGTTGTCAAAAATGGAGGCAACGTATTTTTTGCAAAGGATGCAAAGGAAGCCTCTCAGTATATTACGAATCTAGCAATAGAAAAAGGCGTAAAAAAAGTAGTAAAAGCTAAATCGATGGTTACAGAGGAAATTGGAATTAACCACGATTTGATTGATGCTGGGGTAGATGTAAAAGAAACTGACTTAGCGGAATACATTTTGCAATTAGATGACTGGAATCCACCTTCACATATGGTAGTGCCATCGTTACATTTAAACAAAACGCAAATTCGTGATGTTTTTGCCAAAAATGGATATTCTGGTAAGGATATTCCAGAAGATTTAGCTGCATTCGCTCGTGCCCAATTGCGTAACGAGTTCGTAACGGCTGATATGGGAATTTACGGATGTAACTTTGCGATTGCGGAATCAGGAGCGATTACATTAATCAGTAATGAAGGAAATATCGATCTTTGTACATCAGCACCTGAATTACAGGTAGCGGTAATGGGTATGGAACGGATTTTAGCTACCTATGAAGATGCTGATATCTGCATTAGCTTACTAGCTAGAAATGCAGTAGGGGCAAAAAACACAAGCTATACGACATTTGTAAACGGCATTACTGAAGAAGGCGCTGCAGATGGTGCGAAAGAATTTCATGTAGTGATCGTTGATAATGGACGTTCTAAGGTATTAAAGTCTCAATTTAAAGAAGTATTGCAATGTATGCGTTGTGCAGCATGTCTAAATATCTGTCCAATATATCGTCAAGTTGGTGGACATTCATATAATTCTATCTATTCTGGGCCACTGGGTGTTGTATTAACGCCACTTCTTGCTGGCTATGATGACTTTGAAGAACTTCCATATATGTGTTCGCTTTGTGGTGCGTGTACAGAAGTTTGTCCATCGAATATCAAGTTGCATTCATTGATTCATGAACACAAGCGTGTATTAGCGGAAGACAAGAAGGCCTCTACATTCTGGGGAGCGGGTATGACTGGAGCAGGCATGGTGTTCAGCCGTCCATGGATGTATAAGTTAGGAACGGGTGTTGCGCCACTGATGACAAAGCCATTTATGGTAGATGGAAAAATAAAAAGAGGTGTCAGTGTTCTTAAAGGTTGGACAGATAAACGTGATATGCCAGCATTGGAGAAAGTACGTTTTAGAGATTGGTATACCTCTAGAAGTAAAGGAGGAAATAAATAATGAAACAGGGACAAATTTTAAATAGAGAATCATTTATTTCTAACATTTCAAGCATACTGGGTCGAGAAATGCCAAAAGAGGTCGTGCATCCTGGTTTATCAAGCAAACCTCAGCTTGAAATATATAAGGGCTTTACGCAAGCGCAATTAGCTGAAGAATTCCATAAAAATGCCCAAATTAACAAAGCCGGATCGGGTGGTAAGATTGATTCCTTAATTATCGAGAAAAAAGATCTTGCAAAAACGGTAGCTGAGAAATTAGCTGAACATGGAGCAGGGCCAATTATCGCTTGGAACGATGAGCGTTTTGCAGAATGGGGCCTAAATGATGTGTTGAATGATGCATATGTTTGGACTGATGAAAAAGGCCGTGAAAATGTAGATAAAGCTTTGAAAGCGTCATATGGTGTATGCATTAGCGATATTTCACTTGCTGAAACAGCTTCTTACACTGTCATTGATAAGTTGGGAAAAGGAAGATCGTCAAACTTCCTGCCTTTAAATTATGTATGTATTGTACCGCAAAGTACAATTGTACCACGTTTAACACAAGCAATGCAAAAGCTTCATGAAATGTCCAAAGAGGGAATCAACCCTGCAGCCATTAACTTTATTTGTGGTTCAAGTAGTTCTTCTGACATTGAGTTAAACAAGGTATGGGGCGTACATGGACCTATTCGTTTAACATATCTTATTGTCTCTGATTTATAAAAATATAGGAAACCTTTCATAGACCAGCCTCTTACAAGGAGATTGGTCTATTTGTTTGCTTTATCCACCGTAGAAATTTTATTGTTAACAAAAAAATGTTATTCTATATAATGTTACGTTCACGATCAATCGCAAGTAGTAGCAAACAGAAATAGTAGGAGGAACAAAGTGACAACCAAATTAAAAGTTCCCTTTGATTATAAAAGCAAAGAAGAGTTCCCAATAGCACTGGCTAACTGGATTGGGGATGTTTTTTACGATATCCTCCCTGAACACGGGTATGAAGTCCGTGAAGAACAAGTATTTACGGCATTTCAATTGGCAGAAGCCGTTTGCCATAATAAAGTTCACTTAGCCGAAGCAGGGCTTGGTACAGGCAAGACATTTGCGTACTTACTTACAGCAATTGCGTATGCACGTTTTAGCGGCAAACCAGTAATAATTGCTTGTGCTACATCAGCACTTCAAGAGCAGCTGGCAGGTCCTAAGGGAGACATACAAACCCTTTCTAATCTGCTGGGGCTAGCAGTAGATGCTCGCATGGCAAGGGAATCGCGTCAATATATATGTGACGAGCGAGTTCAAGAGGCTAGAAGCTTGATAGATGATACAACGCAAGCAAATGATATTTACCAGTGGTTAGACAAGACGATAACTGGCGAACGCTCGGAAATACCTCATATATCAGATCGTCTGTGGAAACAGATTGGATGGGATGAATCGGTAGACTGTGATATGTGTTCTAGCATTGGGTATTGTAAGCTAGCTAAGGCAAGGGAACAATATCGACCTGCAAGGGATTTAATTATTGCAGACCGTGGTATCTTTTTTGAAGATTTATGGACTCGAGACGAACGAATCGCAGATGGGAAAAGACCAATGCTACCTAACTATTCAGCAGTTATTTTTGACGAGGGGCATAAAGTAATACTTCCAGCAGCGATGCAGGCAGGACAAAAAATCAACAAAGAAGATATGGATAGCATGATATTTTCTTTGGATCAAGTTCAGGAAGCTAGGGATTCTCTAGTTTTAACTGTAGATTCGTTAGAGCGGGAATGTTCTCATTTTTTCAAAACACTGAATCGATGTGTGGTTGAGGATGACCGTTCCGAACGTCTGGCAATTCGTGTAGACGATACACTACTTGCGGCTGCGGAAGCTTTTCATAAAGTGTTAGATCAATTGCTATTAGAGTTGCAAATTGAACTTGAATTATATACAGAGTCGTTAACAATACGAATGTTACATACATATGAATTTCAAATAGAAATGGCGATGATTGCTTTAGAGAGATTCAGCGGTAATGAAAGTAAAGATGTTATTACATGGGTCGACCAAATAGATGGTAGCTTCTGGGTAGTGCCTCGAAATTTAAGTGAGATGCTCGACAAACATTTGTTTCAAAAGAAACTGCCGGTGGTATTTACTTCGGCAACCTTAAGTAATGAAGGCGATTTTAGCTATTTTGCACGTACTCTCGGGTTGAAGGAACCATCGAGTTCAACAGTTGGGAGTTCGTTTGATATGGAAAAACAGGTGGTTGTCTATTTATCCAATGATATGGGAAATAGCAAGGCAGAGGCTACGTTTGCGCAATCGATTGAGCAATTAGTATCGATGTTGAAATCCAATGGAGGACGAGCATTAGTTCTAACAAACTCATTAACGGAAGTTCGAAACATTAGAAAGGGATTCAAAGATTATCAGTTGCCTTTTGAAGTGTTATGGGAAGATAAAGGAGAACGAGGGCACCTTGTTCGGAAATTTCGTGAAAACGTGTCGTCTGTACTGATTGGCTCGACTTTTTGGGAAGGCATTGATGTACCTGGCGAATCATTATCACTACTTGTAGTTTGGGAGCTTCCTTTTCCTTCACTTGATCCTTTAATTGAAGTACAACGTAAAGAGGCTATAGAAGATGGCTTGGACCCAATAGAGACGGTAGATTACCCTGAAATGGGACTGAAACTAAAACAAGGTTGTGGAAGACTTATTCGGTCAAAGGATGATCGAGGGGCAATTGTTATTATGGATAACGTCATCGGATATCCTTGGGAAAAAGTTGTCATGGGTGCATTGCCCCCTGGATCGAATGTGAAAGTAAAAGCTTTTAACAAAACCGAAATACTTTGATGAGGATGTGACTTATATAGTCACATCCTCATATTTTTTGCAGATAAATGAAATATTTTGTCAACGAGGAAGGAAATACCAATAGTGCTGGCGAATGGTTTTAAGGATAAATTACATAGCGGAATGTATAGGGTAGTTGTTAGTTGCCTATGCTCCCAGATTCATCCACAAATGAATGATGAACAATGCTAAGTGGCTCACTTTTAAATCAATCGCAATGACTTAAATTGATGGCGAAAAGTAGCGGCTAGCGGTACTTACTGGAAAGATGATTCGGAAAGAAAAAACATATTGCAAAATGGTAATAGAGAATGAGTGTTAAGGAGATAAGCGTCCAAAGGGATTCTTTTTACCAATAAACGGATATAAATGGGGTGTTTATTTTGACTAGAAGAAAGTTGGATATGAACGCTGAACAGCATTTAGCTAATTTTTTGGACAAAAACTTTTATCCCTGGTTTAAAGACAAATATAACTTTAAAAGTGTAACAAGAAGTAAAGAACAGAGTATGCAAATAAAGGGTATCGATGTGTCAATTGAAACTCGTAATAGTGAATTAGTAAATATAGATGAAAAAGCACAGCTATATTATATAAATAAAGGATTACCAACATTTGCTTTCGAATTAAATTTCATTAATAGAAGAAACGATTTAGCAGAAGGCTGGTTATTGAATGATGAATTGGATACTGACTATTATTTATTAGTTTGGCCGTACGCTACACATACAAGTCTTAAAACTCTTACCGAGGAAGATATAACGAAACTCGAATGTATCCTCATTAAGAAATCAAAGATACATGAATATTTAATAGCTAAAGGATGGGATAAAAACAGAATCTATCATAAAGCAGATGGGATTCGTAATGTGGATACATATGGGAGGATAGCCATTGAAGGAGAAGATAATTTTTATTTCTTTTATTCTGACCCTACAAAATACACGGAAAGTCCTATTAATTTGGTAATAAAAAAATATGTGTTAAAAAAGCTTTCTAAAGGCATTTTTGTGGTAACTAAAGATGAAGTAGAAGAGAAATAAATAGATTAATTGAAAGAATGCATTCGAGAGGATCGAATGCATTTTATATACGCCAAAAAAGAACAAAGGTTTGATTAAGGGGATTGTCAAATCAAGAGTGCTATGTTATTGTTATTTTTATATTATAGCAGGAGGGTTATCGGTGGTAAACAACAATTGGGGTGGATATCGGAATGGTTCGGGTAGAGTACCTTTAGATATTGATGAAAAGAAGAAGGGTGTACAGATATACATAACTCAAAAAACTAAAGACGAGATACTAGAGTTTGGTGAAGGGAATAGTCTCTCGGAAAAAGCAGTAGAGTTAATCCATGCGGAAATACATAAACGGAAAAAGTCGGGGGAATAGAAGTGGAAAAAACTGTAGTAGAGTTATTTGCAGGGGTAGGTGGCTTCAGGCTTGGCTTGAGTCAAGCATCGGAGGAATATAAGTTTGTTTGGGCGAACCAATGGGAGCCTAGCAAAAAAATCCAACATGCCTATGCTTGCTATACTCATCACTTTGGAAACTATGAAAATCATTCCAACGAAGATATTAATAAAGTTGATAAAGAGAATATTCCCGACCACTCTTTATTAGTTGGTGGTTTTCCATGTCAAGATTATAGTGTAGCAAGAACTGGTGCAGAAGGTATTCAAGGGAAAAAGGGCGTACTATGGTGGGACATCCATGATATTTTAGTAACCAAAAAACCACCCTTTGTGTTGTTAGAAAATGTGGATAGACTATTAAAATCCCCTGCAAAGCAGCGAGGTAGAG
The Desulfuribacillus stibiiarsenatis DNA segment above includes these coding regions:
- a CDS encoding EFR1 family ferrodoxin (N-terminal region resembles flavodoxins. C-terminal ferrodoxin region binds two 4Fe-4S clusters.), with amino-acid sequence MNTAIYYFTGTGNSLKVAKDLSQYIEDATVIQIRQEKMSHQLSTNAKAIGFVVPTIFKGIPKLVSQFINHLEVKHQNPYIFAVSTHGDHNGMGIVCKQFKELLAKKSLPLSAYFAIQMPHNSPVKDHLTTNQEKERLFKEETIQIPVIAESIRNRQLISHTRNKFKSYLETLIYSYHAISTSKKPIDRGFYADEKCISCSICSKVCPAQNIEMADNKPKWKLENCQFCLACIQWCPKEAIQYNKETIGIERYHHPEIKVTELIID
- a CDS encoding MarR family transcriptional regulator; this translates as MTNFSDNCNDSVLSDNKDALIIQIKKLFSDVSTQQALEVNQEKQWLLQNCANSEISAIVPELTVIALHVLDAIGRLQPVNSITIAKETAVPKGTVSKTIKKLISKDLIIKIPLPNNKKETNFYLTPRGKEIFDLHNLLHRKFETAVAMFLMKYDAHELQFLIRFLKDFMEITWHEQKLRHNN
- a CDS encoding (Fe-S)-binding protein; its protein translation is MKVTLFTTCIVDFMAMNVGKATVELLEGLGHEIDYPTNQTCCGQPMYNTGYVEKTKGTIKHFIETFEHAEVIVSPSGSCVSFVKEYPHILADDKVWKERAEKVASKTYELSQFLIDVININEISAKLPGKAVYHSNCHTARFLKVKEQPLQLLSKVEGLELVDFHNSDKCCGFGGTFSVKMGDISAEVADEKARYIQEANPDYLIGADFACLMNIGGRLSRIGSNIKVMHIAEVLNSK
- a CDS encoding LutB/LldF family L-lactate oxidation iron-sulfur protein; the encoded protein is MGIKINDQSFKKNLKKNLNDDFMRAAMVKAQDLINKNRANVLSQLGDGNYQEWQKLSGEVRAHAIENLDFYLNQFAENVVKNGGNVFFAKDAKEASQYITNLAIEKGVKKVVKAKSMVTEEIGINHDLIDAGVDVKETDLAEYILQLDDWNPPSHMVVPSLHLNKTQIRDVFAKNGYSGKDIPEDLAAFARAQLRNEFVTADMGIYGCNFAIAESGAITLISNEGNIDLCTSAPELQVAVMGMERILATYEDADICISLLARNAVGAKNTSYTTFVNGITEEGAADGAKEFHVVIVDNGRSKVLKSQFKEVLQCMRCAACLNICPIYRQVGGHSYNSIYSGPLGVVLTPLLAGYDDFEELPYMCSLCGACTEVCPSNIKLHSLIHEHKRVLAEDKKASTFWGAGMTGAGMVFSRPWMYKLGTGVAPLMTKPFMVDGKIKRGVSVLKGWTDKRDMPALEKVRFRDWYTSRSKGGNK
- a CDS encoding LutC/YkgG family protein translates to MKQGQILNRESFISNISSILGREMPKEVVHPGLSSKPQLEIYKGFTQAQLAEEFHKNAQINKAGSGGKIDSLIIEKKDLAKTVAEKLAEHGAGPIIAWNDERFAEWGLNDVLNDAYVWTDEKGRENVDKALKASYGVCISDISLAETASYTVIDKLGKGRSSNFLPLNYVCIVPQSTIVPRLTQAMQKLHEMSKEGINPAAINFICGSSSSSDIELNKVWGVHGPIRLTYLIVSDL
- a CDS encoding ATP-dependent DNA helicase, with protein sequence MTTKLKVPFDYKSKEEFPIALANWIGDVFYDILPEHGYEVREEQVFTAFQLAEAVCHNKVHLAEAGLGTGKTFAYLLTAIAYARFSGKPVIIACATSALQEQLAGPKGDIQTLSNLLGLAVDARMARESRQYICDERVQEARSLIDDTTQANDIYQWLDKTITGERSEIPHISDRLWKQIGWDESVDCDMCSSIGYCKLAKAREQYRPARDLIIADRGIFFEDLWTRDERIADGKRPMLPNYSAVIFDEGHKVILPAAMQAGQKINKEDMDSMIFSLDQVQEARDSLVLTVDSLERECSHFFKTLNRCVVEDDRSERLAIRVDDTLLAAAEAFHKVLDQLLLELQIELELYTESLTIRMLHTYEFQIEMAMIALERFSGNESKDVITWVDQIDGSFWVVPRNLSEMLDKHLFQKKLPVVFTSATLSNEGDFSYFARTLGLKEPSSSTVGSSFDMEKQVVVYLSNDMGNSKAEATFAQSIEQLVSMLKSNGGRALVLTNSLTEVRNIRKGFKDYQLPFEVLWEDKGERGHLVRKFRENVSSVLIGSTFWEGIDVPGESLSLLVVWELPFPSLDPLIEVQRKEAIEDGLDPIETVDYPEMGLKLKQGCGRLIRSKDDRGAIVIMDNVIGYPWEKVVMGALPPGSNVKVKAFNKTEIL